One Neovison vison isolate M4711 chromosome 2, ASM_NN_V1, whole genome shotgun sequence genomic window carries:
- the LOC122898907 gene encoding exosome complex component RRP43-like has product MAAGFKTVEPLEYYRRFLKENCHPDGRELGEFRTTTVNIGSISTADGSALVKLGNTTVICGIKAEFAAPPTDAPDKGYVVPNVDLPPLCSSRFRSGPPREEAQVASQFIADVIENSQIIQKEDLCISPGKLSWVLYCDIICLDYDGNILDACTFALLAALENVQLPEVTINEETGLAEVNLKKKSYLNIRTHPVATSFAVFDDTLLIVDPTGEEEHLATGTLTVVMDEEGKLCCLHKPGGSGLTGAKLQDCMSRAVTRHKEVKKMMDEVIKSMKPK; this is encoded by the coding sequence ATGGCGGCCGGGTTCAAAACTGTGGAACCTCTGGAGTATTACAGGAGATTTTTGAAAGAGAACTGCCATCCTGATGGAAGAGAACTTGGTGAATTCAGAACCACAACTGTCAACATAGGTTCAATTAGTACTGCAGATGGTTCTGCTTTAGTGAAGCTGGGAAATACTACAGTAATTTGTGGAATTAAGGCGGAATTTGCAGCACCACCAACAGATGCCCCTGATAAAGGATATGTTGTTCCTAATGTGGATCTACCACCTCTGTGTTCATCGAGATTTCGGTCTGGACCTCCTAGAGAAGAGGCCCAAGTGGCTAGCCAGTTCATTGCAGATGTCATTGAAAATTCACAGATAATTCAGAAAGAAGACTTATGCATTTCTCCAGGAAAGCTTTCTTGGGTTCTGTACTGTGATATCATTTGCCTCGACTATGATGGGAACATCTTGGATGCCTGTACATTTGCTTTGTTAGCAGCCTTAGAAAATGTACAGCTGCCAGAAGTtactataaatgaagaaactggttTAGCAGAAgttaatttaaagaagaaaagttatttgAATATTAGAACTCATCCAGTTGCAACTTCCTTTGCTGTATTTGATGACACTCTGCTCATAGTTGACCCTACTGGAGAGGAGGAACATCTGGCAACTGGAACCTTAACAGTAGTAATGGATGAGGAAGGCAAGCTATGTTGTCTTCACAAACCAGGTGGAAGTGGGCTGACTGGAGCTAAACTTCAGGACTGTATGAGTCGAGCAGTTACCAgacacaaagaagtaaaaaaaatgatGGATGAAGTAATTAAGAGTATGAAACCCAAATAA